One genomic region from Thermogemmata fonticola encodes:
- a CDS encoding DinB family protein — MSRLSEALEQLDFARRYTTERLDTIAPHEWFVIPPGSSSHIAWQVGHIAVAEYRLCLERLRGRTEADELLIPFDFLQQFGRMSTAQPPGRYSAADIREIFQAVHERILRELPAYPDADLDLPPLTPHPLCTSRIACLRYAPLHEMLHCGQIGLLRRMLGHPPLW, encoded by the coding sequence ATGTCTCGCTTGAGCGAAGCGTTGGAACAACTGGATTTTGCCCGCCGGTACACGACGGAGCGGCTCGACACAATCGCCCCGCACGAGTGGTTTGTGATTCCCCCTGGCAGCAGCAGCCATATTGCCTGGCAAGTGGGGCACATTGCGGTCGCCGAGTATCGCTTGTGTCTGGAGCGGTTGCGGGGACGTACTGAGGCAGATGAGCTGCTCATTCCCTTCGACTTCCTGCAACAGTTTGGCCGGATGTCTACAGCTCAGCCGCCGGGGCGTTATTCCGCCGCCGACATCCGCGAGATCTTCCAGGCTGTACACGAACGCATACTGCGAGAACTCCCGGCCTATCCCGACGCGGATTTGGACTTGCCCCCCTTGACCCCTCATCCGCTGTGCACGAGCCGCATAGCCTGCCTCCGCTATGCCCCGCTCCATGAGATGCTCCATTGCGGCCAAATCGGTCTTCTCCGCCGCATGCTCGGCCATCCTCCCCTCTGGTAG
- the serS gene encoding serine--tRNA ligase, translating to MLDPAYILAHVDQVKENCHQRGVSSLPVDEVVRLEQQRKELVRQRGEVAARKNEISKRFPQAATVEEKQALKAQSQALDSQLQQLDQTLHKVEEQLHAQLRLIPNLTHPAAPIGADASANVVLRQVGQKRQFDFPPKDHVALCEHLHLADFEAGAKVAGQKFYYLTHDGALLELALVQYALNKAIQHGYIPILTPDLARTEVLEGIGFLPRDPNPNTRQIYTLADSDLCLIATAEITLGGLHKDEILDEADLPLRYVGVSHCFRTEAGAAGRETRGLFRVHQFTKVELFAFTTPEQSEAMHEEIRELEEEIFQGLGIPYQVVDTCTGDLGGPAYRKYDLEAWMPGRGSHGEYGEVTSTSNCTDYQARRLNIRYKGKNFKGTRFVHTLNGTAIACTRAIIAILENYQQADGSVLIPEALRPWLGKERLVPPERPLRHGK from the coding sequence ATGCTTGATCCCGCTTACATTCTCGCCCATGTCGATCAGGTGAAGGAAAATTGCCACCAGCGGGGTGTGTCCAGCCTGCCCGTGGATGAAGTGGTCCGCTTGGAACAGCAACGCAAGGAGTTGGTGCGGCAACGCGGCGAGGTCGCTGCCCGGAAAAACGAAATCAGCAAGCGTTTTCCCCAAGCCGCCACCGTGGAGGAGAAGCAAGCTCTCAAGGCCCAGTCCCAGGCTTTAGACAGCCAATTGCAGCAGTTGGATCAGACCCTCCACAAGGTCGAAGAGCAATTACATGCTCAATTGCGGCTTATCCCCAACCTGACGCATCCCGCTGCGCCGATTGGGGCAGATGCCTCCGCCAACGTTGTGCTGCGGCAAGTGGGGCAGAAACGGCAGTTCGATTTCCCGCCTAAGGATCACGTGGCCCTCTGCGAACATTTGCACCTGGCGGACTTTGAAGCGGGGGCGAAAGTGGCCGGCCAAAAGTTCTACTATCTCACCCACGACGGCGCTCTGCTGGAATTGGCTCTGGTGCAATACGCCCTAAACAAGGCGATCCAGCACGGCTACATTCCCATCCTCACACCCGACCTGGCCCGCACCGAGGTGCTGGAAGGGATCGGCTTCCTTCCCCGTGATCCTAATCCCAATACCCGCCAGATTTACACCCTCGCGGACAGCGATCTGTGCCTAATTGCTACGGCGGAAATCACCCTTGGCGGCCTACACAAGGACGAAATCCTGGACGAAGCTGATCTGCCATTACGGTATGTCGGTGTTTCCCACTGCTTCCGAACTGAAGCTGGTGCCGCTGGACGCGAAACGCGCGGCCTCTTCCGCGTCCATCAATTCACCAAGGTCGAACTCTTCGCCTTCACGACGCCCGAACAAAGCGAAGCCATGCATGAAGAAATCCGGGAGCTGGAAGAGGAAATTTTCCAAGGGCTGGGGATTCCCTATCAGGTGGTGGATACCTGCACCGGCGACTTGGGCGGCCCCGCCTACCGCAAATATGATCTGGAAGCCTGGATGCCAGGCCGCGGCAGCCATGGCGAGTACGGCGAAGTGACCAGCACCTCCAACTGCACCGATTACCAGGCCCGCCGCCTCAACATCCGCTACAAGGGGAAAAACTTTAAGGGGACCCGCTTTGTGCATACTCTCAACGGCACGGCCATCGCCTGCACTCGCGCCATCATTGCCATCCTGGAGAATTACCAACAGGCCGATGGCTCTGTTCTGATTCCGGAAGCCCTACGTCCCTGGCTAGGTAAAGAGCGCTTAGTACCTCCGGAACGTCCCCTGCGCCACGGTAAGTGA
- a CDS encoding DUF1592 domain-containing protein — MKERAAGVCVSFGAIVLLAWVGYQAQQGERWLRAYGAEPLALPEEKGQKAVPAASSQSAADEVTFQNKVMPLLRKYCFDCHRGEKAKGGLSLDAYVSEAHARKDRKNWQAVQHVLASGDMPPKSKPQPTREEREFLIQWIESTLTKVDCSGPRDPGRVTLRRLNRAEYNNTIRDLCGVDIKPADDFPSDDVGYGFDNIGDVLSFQPILLEKYMAAADKVLNAALAIPEAPKVSRQTYRPQNINTIPRSAKSRDPVRIVFTSEGSAYLERFNFPAEGEYAIRFRGWGSQVGNEFPKVAVRVDGRDVGQHIVDAPQGKARLYEIRARLPAGEKRVAIAFTNAFTDKQSNQSRSFGLELLEIEGPFQAKLPPEPPSVKLLLVARPQDNSPQQARAAAEKILANFARRAFRRPVRQEEVQRLLGLYDLAVAQGETFPHALKLPMKAVLVSPHFLFRIEEDPKNPEEVRLLNDFELATRLSYFLWSSMPDEELFQLAEKGQLRQPGVLEAQVRRMLKDPKAKALSENFAGQWLQLRNLQTLQPDKGLFPAWDELLRQSMIREAELYFEYIVQNDRSILEFLDSNYTFVNGRLARHYGIPNVQGLEFVRVTLPDNRRGGVITMGSTLTVTSNPTRTSPVKRGKWILENILGTPPPPPAPDAPELPPVGQLKGTLRQQMEQHRQNPSCAVCHAKLDPLGFGLENFDAIGAWRTTDNKQPIDASGVLPGGEQFNGPAELRQVLLGKADQFRRCFAEKLLTYALGRGLEYYDKCAVDEIVAATKAQQDRFSALVLAIVKSDPFQKRKGKRSE, encoded by the coding sequence ATGAAGGAACGCGCGGCGGGAGTCTGTGTGAGTTTTGGAGCCATCGTTTTGCTGGCCTGGGTGGGATATCAGGCGCAGCAAGGAGAACGGTGGTTGAGGGCATACGGGGCCGAACCATTAGCTTTGCCGGAGGAGAAGGGTCAGAAGGCTGTCCCTGCGGCGTCTTCCCAATCCGCTGCTGATGAGGTGACCTTCCAGAACAAGGTCATGCCCCTGCTGCGCAAGTACTGTTTCGACTGCCACCGCGGTGAAAAGGCCAAAGGTGGACTATCCCTGGACGCGTATGTCAGCGAGGCGCATGCCCGCAAGGACCGGAAGAATTGGCAGGCGGTGCAGCACGTGCTGGCTTCCGGCGATATGCCGCCCAAGAGCAAACCTCAGCCGACACGCGAGGAGCGTGAGTTTCTGATCCAATGGATTGAAAGCACACTGACCAAGGTGGATTGCAGCGGACCGCGCGATCCCGGCCGGGTGACCCTACGGCGATTGAATCGGGCCGAGTACAACAATACCATCCGTGATCTCTGCGGTGTGGACATCAAGCCGGCAGATGATTTCCCCTCCGACGACGTTGGCTACGGTTTTGACAACATCGGCGATGTGCTTTCCTTCCAGCCGATCCTGCTGGAGAAGTACATGGCTGCCGCCGATAAAGTTCTCAACGCTGCATTGGCGATTCCTGAGGCGCCAAAAGTGTCCCGCCAGACCTACCGCCCCCAAAACATCAACACGATTCCCCGCTCAGCGAAGAGCCGCGATCCCGTCCGCATCGTCTTCACGAGTGAAGGGTCCGCCTATTTGGAGCGGTTCAATTTCCCAGCGGAGGGGGAGTACGCCATCCGCTTCCGGGGTTGGGGTAGCCAGGTGGGGAATGAATTTCCCAAAGTGGCCGTGCGGGTCGATGGGCGCGATGTGGGCCAGCACATAGTCGATGCGCCCCAAGGCAAGGCCCGATTGTATGAGATACGTGCCCGCTTGCCGGCAGGGGAAAAGCGTGTCGCCATCGCCTTCACCAACGCTTTCACCGACAAGCAATCCAACCAGAGCCGCTCGTTCGGATTGGAGCTGCTGGAGATCGAGGGGCCATTCCAGGCGAAGCTGCCCCCGGAACCTCCTTCGGTGAAGCTGCTGTTAGTTGCCCGGCCGCAGGACAATTCCCCGCAACAGGCCCGCGCCGCCGCGGAGAAAATCTTGGCCAACTTCGCCCGCCGAGCCTTCCGCCGGCCTGTTCGCCAGGAAGAAGTCCAGCGGCTGCTCGGCCTCTACGATTTGGCCGTCGCGCAGGGAGAAACCTTCCCTCACGCCCTCAAGCTGCCGATGAAGGCCGTGCTGGTTTCCCCCCATTTCCTCTTCCGCATCGAGGAGGACCCTAAAAACCCGGAGGAAGTCCGCTTGCTCAATGACTTCGAGTTGGCGACACGACTCTCCTACTTCCTCTGGTCGAGTATGCCGGATGAGGAATTGTTCCAACTGGCGGAGAAAGGACAACTCCGGCAGCCGGGCGTGTTGGAGGCTCAGGTCCGCCGTATGCTCAAAGACCCCAAAGCCAAAGCACTTTCCGAGAACTTCGCCGGCCAATGGTTGCAACTAAGAAACCTGCAAACCCTCCAACCGGACAAAGGTCTCTTCCCCGCTTGGGATGAACTGTTGCGGCAGTCGATGATCCGCGAAGCGGAGCTATACTTCGAGTACATTGTGCAGAACGACCGCAGCATCCTGGAGTTTCTGGACTCGAATTACACCTTTGTCAACGGCCGGCTGGCCCGGCACTACGGCATCCCGAATGTCCAGGGTTTGGAATTCGTCCGGGTGACGCTACCGGACAACCGCCGCGGTGGTGTGATCACGATGGGCAGCACACTGACTGTCACCTCCAATCCGACGCGGACCAGTCCGGTCAAGCGCGGCAAGTGGATCCTGGAGAACATCCTTGGAACCCCGCCGCCACCTCCTGCCCCTGATGCCCCGGAATTACCCCCCGTTGGGCAGCTCAAGGGGACCCTGCGGCAACAGATGGAGCAGCACCGGCAGAACCCCAGTTGTGCCGTCTGCCACGCGAAACTCGATCCCCTCGGTTTTGGCCTGGAAAACTTTGACGCGATCGGGGCTTGGCGTACCACGGATAACAAGCAGCCGATTGATGCTTCCGGTGTGCTACCCGGAGGGGAACAATTCAACGGGCCTGCGGAACTGCGTCAGGTCCTGTTAGGCAAAGCGGATCAATTCCGCCGCTGCTTCGCCGAAAAATTGTTGACCTATGCTTTGGGGCGTGGTCTAGAGTATTATGATAAGTGCGCTGTAGATGAGATCGTGGCCGCGACCAAAGCCCAGCAAGACCGTTTCTCCGCTTTGGTGTTAGCTATAGTGAAGTCCGATCCGTTCCAGAAACGTAAAGGGAAAAGGAGCGAATGA
- a CDS encoding DUF1552 domain-containing protein codes for MTMTTHRITRRTALKGLGTLVALPWLESLAVAAPLRSPAPPPKRLAFFYVPNGIHMADWTPKQGEGPLGELPSILQPLAPFKEYVNVITGLALDKARPNGDGPGDHARAMAAFLTGRQPRKTHGADIRAGISADQHVALAIGDQTRFPSLELGIERGAQAGNCDSGYSCAYSSNLSWRSESTPNAKEVDPKLVFERLFGGNDPKELAEARARRELYNKSILDFVHEDVRRLNQVLGHRDKQKLDEYLSSVREIEQRIERIRQANSAPPPQPNMPKPSGIPADLQEHIRLMMDLLVLAFQADLTRVATFPLANDGSNRPYKLIGVAEGHHDLSHHGGDPNKHAKIRKINTFHIQQLAYMLEKMKNIREGDGCLLDNLMLVYGSGISDGNRHNHDDLPILLIGKGGGTIRGGRHLVFPKRADTPLMNLYLALFERMGVPTKSFGDSTGVLPI; via the coding sequence ATGACCATGACCACCCACCGGATCACTCGCCGTACCGCCCTGAAGGGATTGGGTACCCTCGTAGCGCTGCCCTGGCTGGAATCGCTGGCCGTGGCCGCTCCGCTCCGCAGCCCTGCCCCTCCGCCCAAGCGGCTGGCCTTTTTCTATGTTCCCAACGGCATCCACATGGCCGACTGGACGCCGAAGCAGGGAGAGGGACCGCTGGGAGAACTTCCCTCCATTCTTCAACCGCTGGCGCCGTTCAAGGAATACGTGAACGTTATCACCGGTCTGGCCCTGGACAAAGCCCGCCCCAATGGTGATGGTCCTGGTGATCATGCACGTGCCATGGCGGCCTTCCTGACCGGTCGCCAGCCCCGTAAGACCCACGGCGCGGATATTCGCGCTGGTATCTCAGCCGACCAGCATGTCGCCTTGGCCATTGGCGATCAGACCCGCTTCCCCTCCCTGGAACTAGGGATCGAACGCGGCGCCCAAGCTGGCAACTGTGACTCCGGCTATAGCTGTGCCTATTCCTCCAATCTCTCCTGGCGCAGCGAATCGACTCCCAACGCCAAGGAAGTCGATCCCAAGCTGGTCTTCGAGCGTCTCTTCGGCGGCAATGATCCGAAGGAACTGGCGGAAGCTCGCGCCCGGCGGGAACTGTACAACAAGAGCATTCTGGACTTCGTCCACGAAGATGTCCGCCGCCTCAACCAGGTGTTGGGCCACCGTGACAAACAGAAACTGGATGAATACCTCAGCAGTGTGCGAGAAATCGAGCAGCGTATCGAGCGTATCCGGCAGGCCAACTCCGCGCCGCCGCCTCAGCCCAACATGCCCAAGCCCAGCGGTATCCCCGCGGATCTGCAAGAGCATATCCGCCTGATGATGGACCTGCTGGTCCTGGCCTTCCAGGCGGACCTAACCCGTGTGGCTACCTTCCCCTTGGCTAATGACGGCAGCAATCGGCCCTACAAGCTCATCGGTGTTGCCGAAGGACACCACGACCTGTCTCACCACGGCGGCGACCCCAACAAGCACGCCAAAATCCGCAAGATCAACACCTTCCACATCCAGCAATTGGCCTACATGTTGGAGAAAATGAAGAACATCCGCGAAGGAGATGGCTGCCTGTTGGATAACCTCATGCTCGTTTATGGCAGCGGTATCAGCGACGGCAACCGCCACAATCATGATGATCTGCCCATCCTGCTCATCGGCAAAGGTGGCGGCACCATCCGTGGCGGGCGACATCTGGTCTTCCCCAAGCGGGCCGACACCCCGCTGATGAATCTTTACCTGGCTCTCTTCGAGCGCATGGGTGTGCCGACCAAATCCTTCGGGGATAGCACAGGCGTCCTGCCCATCTGA
- a CDS encoding magnesium chelatase, producing the protein MNTVRPTTLHQLRQSGWQSRSVKEELRDNFIQALRSGEPLFPGIIGYDDTVIPEISIAILAGHDMLFLGEKGQAKSRLMRSLVRFLDEAIPYLDIPGCPVHEDPYAPITRAGKELLRTQPEERIPIAWWPREQRYAERLAPGTKFADIIGEIDPARLAQGTSMSAEEALHFGLIPRMHRGIFAMNEVPELDELIQVGLFNILEERDVQIRGYPIQFDLDVLVLFSANPSTYNRSGKVIPQLKDRIGAIIQTHYPLDRATGIEIMEQEAGLDLGGEYPVLVPYFMKEIVEQISISARRSKYVDQASGVSARFSIANYRTMVASARRRGILLGEKPAVPRISDLGHLPASALGKLELDLMGAHQMSEKQVLEAIIADAIRVVFEEYVEKHGLEEIAEVFSKGIKIEVGDMLPSSEYARRLKRVPKAWEKAFEVNAGESEAMRASCVEFILAGLYVTDRISRSTRHGRITYEI; encoded by the coding sequence ATGAATACTGTGCGACCGACCACCTTGCACCAGCTCCGCCAGAGTGGCTGGCAGTCCCGAAGCGTCAAAGAGGAATTGCGTGATAACTTCATTCAAGCCCTACGCAGCGGGGAGCCGCTCTTCCCCGGCATCATCGGTTACGACGATACAGTGATTCCCGAAATCAGCATCGCCATCCTCGCCGGGCATGACATGCTCTTTCTGGGCGAGAAAGGGCAGGCGAAAAGCCGCCTGATGCGGTCGCTCGTGCGCTTCCTCGATGAGGCGATTCCCTACTTGGACATTCCCGGCTGTCCCGTTCACGAGGACCCCTACGCTCCGATCACCCGTGCTGGCAAGGAATTGCTCCGCACCCAGCCGGAGGAACGGATTCCGATCGCCTGGTGGCCGCGGGAACAACGTTACGCCGAACGCTTAGCTCCGGGAACCAAATTCGCCGACATTATCGGGGAAATCGACCCGGCCCGCCTGGCCCAAGGCACGAGCATGTCCGCGGAGGAAGCCCTGCATTTCGGCCTGATTCCCCGCATGCATCGCGGCATCTTTGCCATGAACGAGGTTCCCGAACTCGATGAACTGATCCAAGTCGGGCTGTTCAATATCCTGGAAGAGCGGGATGTGCAGATCCGCGGCTATCCGATCCAGTTCGACCTCGACGTCCTGGTGCTCTTCTCGGCCAATCCCTCGACTTACAATCGTTCCGGCAAGGTCATCCCGCAGTTGAAAGACCGTATCGGCGCCATCATTCAGACGCATTATCCTCTGGACCGCGCTACCGGTATCGAAATCATGGAACAGGAAGCGGGGCTGGACCTAGGGGGGGAGTACCCCGTGCTGGTTCCCTATTTCATGAAGGAGATCGTCGAACAGATCAGCATCAGCGCCCGGCGGTCAAAGTATGTGGATCAAGCCAGCGGCGTGAGTGCCCGCTTCAGCATCGCCAACTACCGCACGATGGTCGCCTCCGCCCGCCGCCGCGGAATCTTGCTGGGAGAAAAACCGGCCGTACCTCGAATCAGCGATCTGGGTCATCTGCCAGCCTCTGCCCTGGGCAAGCTGGAACTGGACCTGATGGGCGCCCACCAGATGAGCGAAAAGCAAGTGCTGGAAGCCATCATTGCCGATGCCATTCGCGTCGTCTTCGAGGAGTATGTCGAGAAGCACGGCTTGGAAGAAATTGCCGAAGTCTTTAGCAAGGGAATCAAAATCGAGGTGGGGGATATGCTACCCAGCAGCGAGTATGCCCGCCGCCTCAAGCGCGTGCCGAAAGCTTGGGAGAAGGCCTTCGAGGTGAATGCGGGCGAATCCGAAGCCATGCGTGCCAGTTGTGTTGAATTCATCCTCGCGGGCTTGTATGTCACGGATCGGATCAGCCGGAGCACCCGCCACGGACGCATCACCTACGAAATTTGA
- a CDS encoding vWA domain-containing protein yields the protein MNDSLRQTPGGIIHTYQKYDPVNFPSPTAPPPDLVTPLYEHLLRFGDASEYTEEQLAKAIRLDASQIAGLGPSLDALREILLERKRKILQTYETRQVRQQAAQAFRRAVQRVQPPPRHEAAFRRAVREEQIHDLEMLYFRIGRDTDPFARQLVILIGLLGEKYQVEELASRYEFTGRTPMDVPKALAVKEELEEIDRLLRQLEEAKKTAQLAIIDLEELRKFAEPGDLERLSALQQQIQDYLREQAEKQGLEYDGRGRYRLTPKAMRLFQSKVLSHIFSQLQASKTGRHEQPVEGEGAVESLRTRPYEFGDSVAHLDISSSMVNALLREGPHLPVRLRPEDLVIHRTRVTPKAATCVLLDMSGSMRYDQQYVNVKRMGLALEGLIRTEYPGDYLQFIEMYTFAKPRHFSEIAQLMPKPVTIFHPVVRLKVDMSQPDVNELLVPQHFTNIQHGLQTARRLLALQDTPNRQIALITDGLPTAHFEGSTLYMLYPPDPRTEEATLREALLCAREGITINIFLLSSWNQSEEDVRFAYRLARVTRGRVIFAAGRELDRYVIWDYLQRRRWLIA from the coding sequence ATGAACGATTCCCTGCGGCAAACTCCCGGCGGCATTATCCACACCTACCAGAAGTACGATCCGGTAAATTTCCCTTCGCCGACGGCCCCGCCTCCGGATTTGGTAACACCGCTTTACGAACATCTCCTCCGCTTCGGCGATGCCTCGGAGTACACCGAAGAACAATTGGCCAAAGCGATCCGGTTGGACGCCTCGCAGATTGCAGGATTGGGGCCAAGCTTGGATGCCTTGCGGGAAATCCTCCTGGAGCGCAAGCGGAAGATTCTCCAGACGTACGAAACCCGCCAGGTGCGCCAGCAGGCGGCACAGGCCTTTCGCCGGGCCGTGCAGAGGGTGCAACCGCCCCCCCGTCATGAGGCCGCTTTTCGCCGAGCGGTGCGGGAGGAACAAATCCACGATCTGGAGATGCTCTACTTCCGCATCGGCCGCGATACCGATCCCTTTGCCCGCCAACTGGTCATCCTCATCGGTTTGCTGGGAGAAAAGTACCAGGTGGAAGAGCTGGCTTCCCGCTACGAATTCACAGGCCGCACGCCGATGGATGTACCCAAGGCCCTGGCCGTCAAGGAAGAACTGGAAGAAATCGACCGCCTGTTGCGACAATTGGAAGAAGCGAAGAAGACGGCGCAATTGGCCATCATTGACCTGGAAGAGTTACGCAAATTCGCCGAGCCGGGAGACCTGGAGCGCCTCTCCGCCTTGCAACAGCAGATCCAAGATTACTTGCGCGAACAAGCGGAGAAACAAGGGTTGGAATATGATGGCCGGGGGCGTTATCGCCTGACGCCCAAAGCGATGCGGCTGTTCCAATCCAAGGTGCTTTCCCATATCTTCAGCCAATTGCAAGCCTCCAAAACGGGGCGGCATGAGCAGCCTGTCGAGGGGGAAGGTGCCGTGGAGTCCCTCCGCACCCGCCCGTATGAGTTTGGCGATTCGGTGGCCCATCTGGATATTTCCTCCAGCATGGTCAACGCTCTGCTGCGGGAAGGACCGCATCTGCCAGTCCGCTTGCGCCCGGAGGACCTCGTCATCCATCGGACCCGCGTGACGCCCAAAGCGGCCACGTGTGTGCTGCTCGACATGTCCGGTTCGATGCGTTACGACCAACAGTACGTCAACGTCAAGCGGATGGGGTTGGCCCTGGAGGGGTTGATCCGCACCGAGTATCCGGGAGATTATTTGCAGTTTATCGAAATGTACACCTTCGCGAAACCCCGACACTTTTCGGAAATCGCCCAGTTGATGCCTAAGCCGGTCACCATCTTTCATCCGGTGGTGCGCCTGAAAGTGGACATGAGTCAGCCGGACGTCAATGAGCTACTTGTCCCGCAGCATTTCACCAACATCCAGCATGGTTTGCAGACAGCCCGCCGACTCCTGGCCTTGCAGGATACACCCAACCGCCAAATCGCCTTGATCACAGATGGTTTGCCAACCGCTCACTTTGAGGGAAGCACATTGTACATGCTTTATCCTCCTGACCCGCGTACCGAAGAAGCCACGCTGCGGGAAGCTCTGCTCTGCGCCCGTGAAGGGATTACTATCAACATCTTTCTGCTGTCCAGTTGGAACCAGTCGGAAGAGGATGTGCGTTTTGCCTACCGCCTGGCACGGGTGACGCGGGGTCGAGTCATCTTTGCGGCGGGGCGGGAATTGGACCGCTACGTCATCTGGGATTACCTGCAACGGCGGCGCTGGCTCATCGCGTGA
- a CDS encoding fatty acid desaturase family protein has translation MNSATVAGRDESARANLAAATPSEAMGCAAAPAPATTAPATPLLSDATFKQRLQELRQTDNWTNWYYLLRTWIYLALVLAVAIAFFELRADWGLSWWWNLPVALLAIILVGAGQHQLTGLAHEASHYILFRNRYLNDAVADLFCMFPIFASLYHYRLQHLAHHQFVNDPERDPDVAQLRASGHWLPFPLSKRQAVMALLRQLWPPRLIRFMRVRAQFNATGTHHSPYLIPGQPPSQRAVRIGAAYLLLLIATLTALFYLTDGVVPLLVAPLVLWLLVCVVFWKLPDHAFHRSRLRPVIHSRYTSMGRVGVITILFTAAAVATKATGSPYVGYFFLLWIVPLFTSFAFFMILRQIVQHGNGGRGWINNSRSFFMLPWIRFAVFPMGQDYHLPHHMYCTVPHFRLRQLHELLLQYPEYRNEALEVHGYFFSPEKPQVHPTVLDVLGPNYAPRSQEVHIDDEILALDAFDDRQAIAQEAERSRQAGARFSSTLPAKDT, from the coding sequence ATGAACAGTGCCACGGTTGCCGGTCGTGATGAGTCTGCTCGTGCGAATCTCGCTGCTGCCACTCCCTCGGAAGCGATGGGGTGCGCGGCAGCCCCAGCTCCTGCCACCACGGCCCCCGCTACCCCTCTTCTGTCCGACGCCACCTTCAAACAGCGTTTGCAAGAGCTGCGGCAAACCGATAACTGGACCAACTGGTACTATCTCCTACGAACCTGGATTTATCTAGCACTGGTCCTGGCAGTGGCGATCGCGTTTTTTGAGCTGCGAGCCGACTGGGGTTTGTCCTGGTGGTGGAACCTCCCCGTAGCGTTGTTAGCCATTATCCTTGTGGGGGCAGGACAGCATCAGTTGACGGGCCTGGCTCACGAAGCCTCCCATTACATTCTCTTCCGCAATCGATATCTCAACGATGCGGTGGCTGATCTGTTCTGCATGTTTCCGATCTTTGCCAGCTTGTATCACTATCGCTTGCAACATCTGGCTCATCACCAATTCGTGAACGATCCAGAGCGGGACCCCGATGTAGCCCAGCTCCGGGCGAGCGGGCATTGGCTCCCCTTCCCCCTGAGCAAGCGCCAAGCGGTGATGGCTTTGTTACGGCAGTTGTGGCCCCCGCGCCTCATTCGCTTCATGCGCGTCCGTGCTCAGTTCAACGCCACCGGAACCCATCATTCCCCATATCTGATTCCGGGCCAACCGCCTTCACAGCGAGCTGTCCGCATTGGAGCAGCGTACCTGTTACTGCTCATAGCCACACTGACCGCTTTGTTTTATCTCACAGACGGAGTGGTTCCTCTCCTCGTCGCCCCGCTCGTGCTGTGGCTGCTCGTGTGTGTCGTGTTCTGGAAATTGCCCGATCACGCTTTCCACCGCAGCCGCTTGCGCCCGGTCATTCACTCCCGTTACACTTCGATGGGCCGGGTTGGCGTTATCACAATTCTGTTCACAGCCGCCGCCGTAGCCACCAAAGCCACCGGCAGCCCCTATGTGGGTTACTTCTTCCTGCTCTGGATCGTGCCCCTGTTTACCTCATTCGCCTTCTTTATGATCCTGCGGCAAATCGTGCAGCATGGAAACGGTGGCCGCGGCTGGATTAACAACAGCCGTTCCTTTTTTATGTTGCCGTGGATCCGCTTCGCCGTTTTCCCGATGGGACAGGATTACCATTTGCCCCACCATATGTACTGCACGGTGCCCCATTTCCGCCTGCGGCAATTGCATGAGCTGTTGCTCCAGTACCCGGAGTATCGGAACGAAGCGCTGGAAGTCCACGGCTATTTCTTCTCGCCGGAGAAACCGCAGGTTCATCCCACGGTGCTGGACGTGCTAGGACCGAACTATGCCCCCCGCAGCCAGGAGGTTCACATCGATGACGAAATCCTGGCACTGGATGCTTTCGACGACCGCCAGGCCATCGCCCAAGAGGCGGAGCGATCCCGCCAAGCAGGTGCTAGGTTTTCTAGTACACTCCCGGCTAAAGACACTTGA